GATGGGGAACCTGCAGGCAGCGCTGCCTGAGCCTGCCCGCACCTGTGCCCTCAGCCTCTGCTCCCGGCACAGGGGCTCCGGGCCCCCGGACGGCGCCAGGGCCAGGTAAGGGCCAGGGGGCTGCGCtggccaggcagggaggggacacCGGGGTgagctgccctgcccacagccccgtTCCCCCGGGCCCTGGCACCGGGCTGGCATTCGGGGGTGCTCTGCCACATAGTCCCCTTGGGACCCGGGCCAGGGGGGGTCGGCCCGGCCCCCGGGAGCAGACACCCGAGAGCTGGGGACGCTGCATGATGGAGACTGGGAACATGTCCCAGAGAGACGGGGGTGAGAGACAGAACCTCCAGGGCCCCGAGTCCGCCCCGACAGcgcccccactgagccccctccccataccacgccccctcctgagcccccacccctccccatagcaccccctcctgagcccccctccccctccagcaccccccactgagcccctgcccctccccgcccctccagcaccctctcctgaacctctgcccctccccctccagcaccccccactgagcccctgcccctccccacccctccagcaccctctcctgaacctctgcccctccccttacagcaccccccactgagcccctgcctctccccacccctacaGCACTCCCTCCTgagtccccgcccctccccctacagcgcccccacccccccagagacCCCAACCTGTTCCCTGCAGTGggaggggcactggtgggggcaggaagggcgctgggggggcaggaggggccctgctgggggaggaggagcgctggtgaggggggcaggaggggcgctGCTAGAGAGCAggtggggcactgctgggggggcaggttgggcgttgggggggcaggaggggcgatggtggtgggggcaggaggggtgctggtgagggggcaggaggggccgtgctgggggggcaggaggggtcctGCTGGGGGTGATGCTCTCACAGAGGGTCCCCTCGCTGACCgagccccctctcctctccccccagctctgtgcccatCCCCCCCATTGAGCCCCCGAGATACTCGCGGATCAAGAACTGGGAAGTGGGGACCATCGCCTACGACACGCTCAGCGCCCAGGCCACGCAGGTGAGGGCGGCACCGTGGGGCCCgtgggggtgggagatgggacccaggcctgtgggagggggctgccggtgggcttGAGGAGCTGTCACCgctctgggctgctggggggAGTCCAAGCCTCTGGCTCCCTGCCTCTCGGGGGGCTGTAACCCTCGGGGGCCTGACCAGAGCTCAGCTGGGTGcatccagccagagccctgcagctcctgagATGGGCCCCTGGCCTGGGCCCCGCTGGGCCTGGCCCCTGGTACCCGACCCCATTgtcctgctccagctcttcccccGGCCCTCGGCTCGGTAGCCGTCTCCCTGGGGAGCAGCTCACACCATTTACTCGCTGGTCCTCTGCCCACCCTGTCCCGGACGCCCGGGACTCGGGCTTGCTCAGCTCCGGACAGTCCCTGGGGGGGCCCCCCTTCCAtgcgacagcccttctcggggggcCACTCTCATGGGGGTTAAACTCCCGGGACTGCACCTCTGAGCCTccagcagcctggctctgccGTGGGCCCCTCAGGGAGCCCACTTGCTCTGGACCCCtggggcctccacccccagagggCGCAATGCCCCCCCCTcgatctccccacccccagagggagCAGTCCCCCTGcgatctccccaccccctgagggCGCAATGCCCACCCgatctccccacacccagagaGAGCGATGCCCCCTCAATCTCCGCATCCCCAGAGGGTGCAATGCCCCCCCGATCTCCTCACCCCCAGAGGGAGCGATGCCCCCCCaatctccccactcccagagggaGCAATCCCCCCAGTCTCTAGACCAgggcgactctcagccagcgtaacacaggagggtttattgagtaTCTGAACCCAGCCCAGGAAACTCTccgggcctcaggcctggcctccctcagcacagcacatctagGTCTGTCCCTCATCCAGGGGGGCCCtagctgctctcccctcccagcccagagccccccttccactgggcatctgatatcacctgcccccaagccccacctcggtcctttgtcttctgtcccAGGTCAACAGGCTGCCTGGGTCTCCTCTCCGCCTCTCCTccctctggctggaaccggcTGGGCAGGTCACCGGatcctccctctgcagcccattgtCCCCACTCCGGCCAGAACTGGCTGAGTGccaaggtggggggtgggggatcccAATCCCCAGATCACCGGTCGCTAGAGTCCCCCATCTCCAGGCTGTTGTCCAGGGTCCCAACTGCTAGGCAAGGTCACACCTGGCCCTCTGGTAACAGCAACCCCCATGCCTACCCCTTCGTTAcacatgcagcacacagggaaactgaggcacacaccatATTCATGCAAAATACTAAGAAAatcccccactttgtcacatctcaTCCCCCTTCGAGTctgaactgagtggggtcactccagctggtgacctggggaagttcaggtaCCCCTCTCCAGAACAAAGCGTTGGCTATAACATTTGACCTTTTACCAACATGGATCACGTCCATCTCATAACCCTGGGGGATCAGACTCCATCTTAGGGCTGGGCATTAGCCCTTTCAGCTGGTGCAGCCCTACCCTGtttaacgaggctggttctgctgggacccaacggagagtgccaattcaggacaaattgcttaaagcagggcagttacagcccaaggctggggtttctgtgcacaccacggcaaaccaaaccagccagacagagcggactttggttttaccccactggctaaccacaagtcacacaagcaattcccttagacactcccatttcccagtatccccaccagagccactcgttatggggacgaatggttatgaaaaccaataccccagtaaaagaacaaaggttccctcaatcccaaaggacctagacccagacccaggtcaatatacaaatcagatcttacccacaaatcacgctgttgccaatcctttagaatctaaaatctaaaggtttattcataaaaagaaatatagatgagagctagaatgggttcaatggaatcaataaaaagaaaaggaggacttgtggcaccttagagactaaccaatttatttgagcataagcttttgtgagctacagctcacttcatcggatgcataaagtggaaaatacaaaagatgtttttatacacacaaaccatgaaaaaatgggtgtttatcactacaaaaggttttctctccccccaccccactctcctgctggtaatagcccatccaaagtgatcaccctccttacaatgtgcatgataatcaaggtgggccatttccagcacaaatccaggttttctccccccccccaaaaaaaacaaaaacaaacccactctcctgttggcaatagcttatctaaagtgatcaccctccttacaatgtgtatgataatcaaggtgggccatttccagcacaaatccatggtttaacaagaacatctgaggaaggggggggggggaggaataaacaaggggaaataggttactttttataataactcaaccattcccagtctctattcaagcctaagttaattgtatccaatttgcaaattaattccaattcagcagtctctcgttagagtctgttttcgaagtttttttgttgaaggatagtcactttgagatcagaaatcaagtgaccagagaaattgaagtgttctccggctggtttatgaatgttataattcttgacgtctgatttgtgtccatttattcttttacgtagagactgtccagtttgcccaatgtacatggcagaggggcattgctggcacatgatggcatatatcacattggtagatgtgcaggtgaatgagcctctgataatgtggctgatgtgattaggccctgtgatggtgtcctctgaatagatatgtgggcacagttggcaacgggctttgttgcaaggataggttcctgggttagtggttgtgttgtgtggtgtgtggttgctggtgagtatttgcttcaggttggggggctgtctgtaggcaaggactggcctgtctcccaagatctgtgagagtaatgggtcgtccttcaggataggttgtagatccttgatgatgcgttggagaggttttagttgggggctgaaggtgacggctagtggcgttctgttattttctttgttaggcctgacctgtagtaggtgacttctgggaactcttctggctctgtcaatctgtttcttcacttccgcaggtgggtattgtagttgtaagaacgcttggtagagatcttgtaggtgtctgtctctgtctgaggggttggagcaaatgcggttgtatcgcagagcttggctgtagacaatggatcgtgtggtgtggtcagggtgaaagctggaggcatgtaggtaggaatagcggtcagtaggtttccggtatagggtggtgtttatgtgaccatcgcttattagcaccgcagtgtccaggaagtggatctcttgtgtggactggaccaggctgaggttgatggtgggatggaaattgttgaaatcatggtggaattcctcaagggcttcttttccatgggtccagatgatgaagatgtcatcaatgtagcgcaagtagagt
The window above is part of the Chelonia mydas isolate rCheMyd1 chromosome 2, rCheMyd1.pri.v2, whole genome shotgun sequence genome. Proteins encoded here:
- the LOC122464286 gene encoding nitric oxide synthase, endothelial-like; translated protein: MGNLQAALPEPARTCALSLCSRHRGSGPPDGARASSVPIPPIEPPRYSRIKNWEVGTIAYDTLSAQATQELPCSGKRCLGSLMYPKQLVCQAAEGPPPKEELLPMARDFINQYYSSIKRVRSNPDFCRLTKFTG